The Chitinophaga niabensis genome segment ATCTCAAATACCTGCTTACTCCCTGAATAAAACACCATTTTTAGCTTATTAAACCATTGTGCTTATGTCTTTAGTAAAAACAAGTAACCGGCTTGAGTTTGTTAATTATCTGTTGAAGAAAAGAACAACCGGCGACCTGGAAACCTTTGCCCGCAGAAATGGGCTCTCTAAAAGAGCCATGACGGATTTCCTGCGACAGATGAAAGAGATGGGGGCTGATATCCGGTACGACAGGCAACGGAGAAGTTATTATTACGGCAGGAATGGAGAAATGACAAGCTGCAAATTTATTGAGTACGGACAAGCCCTGACAAGGGAAGAAGCAAACGGGGTTGGCAAACCGGAGGATCTGTGCTTTTCAGAAAGAGCAGTTTTTGTTCCCTGTAAAGATATCTGAAAAGCTTTTTCGTGGCAGATCAACTGCCACGTAGTGTTCTAGATTTGAAGCGGTGATCATTTTTATTAATCCTCAAAATCAGGACCAATGAAGAAACTTAAATTAAACCTTCATCACATTGAGAGCTCCCAGGTTCTCACAAGGGAACAATTGAAAAAAGTGTTGGGTGGTGCGGTCAATACTACTACACAAGGAGGGTACTGCTCGGCTAGCGTGGATTGTGGCAATGGAACAACCGCCAGCTGTACGGGTACAGGAAACAGGTGTTATCACAATGTAACCTGTGCAAACGGTGCTGCCGGGGTTAGATGTGATGAAGGGGAAATGCTCTGCTGTGCCGCCGATTAACACTGTTCTTCAGAAAGAGCAGTTTTTGTTCCCTGTAAAGATATCTGAAAAGCTTTTTTCGTGGCAGATCAACTGCCACGTAGTGTTCTAGATTTGAAGCGGTGATCATTTTTATTAATCCTCAAAAATCAGGACCAATGAAGAAACTTAAATTAAACCTTCATCACATTGAGAGCTCCCAGGTGCTCACAAGGGAACAATTGAAAAAGGTATTGGGCGGTACGGTCAATGTTACCACACCAGGTAACTGTACGATCAGCAAGGCATGTTCCGATGGAAAAACGGTTAGCTGTAATGGGAATGGATCAGCTTGTAAATCCATAACCTGCGAAACCGGCGCTCCCGGCGTTCAATGCAATGATGATGATGCAAGCTGCTGCGCCGTTGATGAAGGCTGATCTGATGAAAGAACATGTTCCCTTTAAATAACTTTGAAAAAGAATTTTCATGGCAAATTAACTGCCACGTAGTGTTCTAGATTTATGTGGTAATCATTTTTTATTAATCCTCAAAAATCAGGACCGATGAAGAAACTTAAATTAGACCTTCACAACATTGAAGGATCCCAGGTTCTTACAAGGGAACAATTGAAAAAAGTATTAGGCGGTGTAGCCAATGTTACTACAGCAGGTAACTGTTCTATCAGCCAGGCCTGTCACAGCGGATTGACCATTAGCTGTTCAGGAAGTGGTTCTGCCTGCAAATCTGTAACCTGCGCCAGCGGCACTGTTGGGATCCAATGCGATAGCGATGATCCGATCTGCTGCTCCAGGGATGAAGCTTAGCAGCTTCCCTGCCGGTAGTATATAACGCTGGTAAAAAATGTTATCCGCAACCCTGGAAAAAGTGATTTTTTCTTCAGGGTTGCGGATAGTTTGGTATCTTGAAATAAAAGTCTGGTATGAGATTTTACAGCGGATATATCCTGGTTAACTTACTGCTTATATGCTCAACTGTTTCTCTTGCGCAGGAACGGATAGTCAAAGCAGGGATGAAACCAATCACCTATATGAGAGGCACAGGAAGAACGATCACTGTGCTTAAGGAGCTGCAGGTATGGTGCAAAGGTGCCCAGCCTGACAGTGTTTTATGGGCGGTTCGCTATGCATCGCGTGGAGATACCAGCTGTGAAGACTTAGCAGCAACGTTAAAGGTATTGACGAAAAGGGAAGGCCGGAACCTGAAATTAGCCATCCTTCGCCACTATAATCCTTTTCTCAGCAAAGACGTAGTACTGAGTTATGTTTCCGATTCCCTGAAAAAATGGAATCGCAGTAATTATCCGGATGATGCCGTACCCCCCGTGGTGCTTGAACTTCCATTCTGTATAAACAGCCGGATAACACTCCGGCCATCAGAGATCTATTTTTTCCCTTTTAATACCGGTATAGGTTATCCGGACACTTGTTTGAATGAAATGCCACTTGCTGCGTCCATCGGGAGGAGCGGAGTGGTAGAACTGGGAAGTACTGAGCTCTATTTTAATAAACCTACCTATAATTCACCGGATGAGAAGATCTCCATTATGGTGAAACAGAATGGAAAAGTGCAGGAGGATAAGATCGTTGATCAGCTTGTTTATAAGAACAAGTATAAACTGACGGATACCCTTGTGATCGGTAAAGAGCTGTTCAGGATAGACAGCATTGGAGGGGATTGGGAAAATGTTTACCTGCGCCGCTTGAAATCCGGCACACTGCAGGCAAAAATGCCGGAAGCGTATATGCGCCAGCTGGCACCATATTTTAAAAATGCAGAGGAATACCTGATGCTTGATTTCTGGGGAACCTGGTGTAAACCATGTATTGCTGCCATGCCGGAATTACGGGAATTACACAGTAAAGTAAGGTCCAGGGTGCCCTTTGTGAGCGTTTGTTTTGATAACCCGGAGAATTATACCAGGGCAAAGGAGATCTTTGCTGAAAATAAGCTGGAATGGCCGCAGATCTTTAGCAGCATGAAGGATAGGGAGCACACCATTGTAGGCGCGCTGTCTGTAACTGTTTTTCCTACCTATATGCTCGTTAAAAAGAACGGAGATATATTTTTCAGTTCCGGCCCCACGGGGTTCAGAGAACTAAATGAGATCGTTTTGAAACATTAACCCTTTTGAAAATTGATTTAATGGTTTTTCTTTCCGCTCAGCCAGACGACTATTATTTCACATGGCAGATTGAACTGCAGATCTTTAATTTCAATAAGCTCGGGATCCTCCCGGAGAATATTCATATACTGATCGGGTACGATCCCAAAAAGCAGCTCAGTCATTACTTCCATGATATTATAGATAAGTGGAAACACAAGGCATCCTTTTTTGTATACCCCGATGAACGGCAACAAAAGAAATACCCTTCTTCCATAAGGCCTAATATTATCCGGCAACATTTTGAGCAATTCCCTGCATTGCAGCATGAGGTCATTTTTTATCATGATTCAGACATCGTGTTCCGTGAATTACCTGATTTTGAAGAGATGGCGGCAAACGATACCTGGTATGTTTCTGATACCAGGAGGTATCTTGATTCTGCCTACATTAAAAGAACAACGCGGGAAGGTTTTTTGGAAGAAATGTGTGCCACAGTGGGGATACCTCCTGATCTGGTTATAGAAAATGATCCCAATTGCGGTGGCGCACAGTACCTGTTAAAAAATATCCCCATTTCCTTCTGGAGTAAGATCGAAGCAGATAGTGAAGTGCTTTATGAGCAGATGCTGGTACATAACAGGGAACAATCCAGGATACCGGTTTCCACAACTGAACCAGATCAGCCCAAAAGCAGAGGTATCCAGGCCTGGTGTGCGGATATGTGGGCACTCTTCTGGAATGCATTGCTGATGGAAAGAAAAGTAGAGATCCACCCCCAGTTGAACTTTTGCTGGGCCAGCACACCTATAGAAGATTGGCATCAGAACAGGATACTGCATTACACCGGTCATATTACGAAAACAGAGGTCTCCAAATTCAGGAAAGGTAATTACCTGCATTTCCCTCCTTATTACGACAGTGAGCTGGTGCATATCACTGAAGATACCTGCAGCTTTGCACTCACTACCCTGATAAAGGAATTTGTAAATGAGGAAGCTAAACAACGGATCGATCTGACGGATGTAACTTTTCTGATCGCAGTGCGCATTGATTCCGATAGCAGGCTCGAAAACCTGTCTATCCTGCTGCAATACCTGAAAAAGTATTTCAATACGAATATCTGTATACTCGAGTCGGATACGGAACGGAAAGTGCCGGAAAAATTAACGGAAGAATGCAGGTATGCTTTCGCTGAGGATACGCAATTGCTGCTATACCGCACCAGGCTGAACAATAGCCTGATATCAGAGGCATCTACAGATATTATTGTGATCTATGACACGGATATTGTCCTGCCCATCGGCCAGATCCTGCAAAGTGTTGAAAAGTTAAGAGAAGGAAAAGCAGATATGGTATTTCCCTTTGATGGAAGGTGTACCAGTGTAGATATGATCTTTAAAACGATGTTCAGCAGAATGCTGGACCCTGAACTATTTACTTTTAATGAAGGGAAATTTGTAACAGGTACAAGCCATTGTTATGGCGGGGCTGTTTTCATAAACAGGGAAAAATACAGGAAAGCGGGTATGGATAATGAATACATCACCAGTTGGGGGCCGGAAGATGTGGAACGTGCAAAACGGATGAAAAATCTTGAGTATAAGGTAGAGCGGGTACCCGGCCCTTTATTTCACCTGCCACATATGAGAACTGAAAATTCGGCATATGCCGACATAGATACGAGGGTGGGCTTTATGGAAGAATATCTTAAAGTGTGCAATATGGATAGAGCAGAGCTCGAAGATTATATCACATCGTGGCCCTGGGCGCGAGCAGTTTAAAACAGCATATGAATAATCAATCAACATTAACAGCAGTTAAATCACCCACATTGCTCAAACGCCTTCACGCCGCAAGCGGAGATACGCAATATGGACTATTGAGTGGGCAGATAGGTAGTGCTATCTTATATTACCTCTTATCCAAACACACTTCGGATGAAACATTGAAGGAAGAAGGCCTTGCTTTGCTGGATGAGATCAGTGAAAATATAACATCCATACAAAAGCTGGGTTTCGGTGATGGCCTGGCCGGTATTGGCTGGGGAGTAGAGTGGCTGGTGCAGAATGAACTGCTGGCCGATACAAATACCGATGATGTATTGGAAGATGTGGACAACACCTTATATAAAGCCGTGATCTATACAAGAGAGAAAGATACCTCTTTAATGACCGGCATGCTCGGAAGTATCGCTTATTTTTTAAGACGGGAATTAAGCCGCAACCCCGGAACACACCGGTTTAGAAGAATCTGCCACCAGGAATGCATCGTAATATTGACGGATTGTTTATATGAGACATTATCCGGAGAAAATGGTTTGCTGAAAGATACCCCGGAACCAGCAACGGAGAATAATTTCATTATCAACCTGGGGCAGGTACTTACATTAATGTCTTCCATCATTGATATAAACAGGCCTACAGTTAAAGCCATACTGAGAGGATCGGTGAAGTATGCAGGGGAAGTATTAACCGGCGTTCTATCATTAGAAGCTTCTGCCAGGCCCTTAAACGAGCACCTGAACTTTTTGTATCTCGCTATTTGTATGCTGATAGCTGGTAAAAAACGGCAGGATAGCCTGTTGCAATCACAGGCAATTGAATACATAGGGCAATTGTATACAGCACTGCCCGGGGATGCTCTCTCAGGCCAACAGCTGCAGCTCAAAAAACTCTCTGTTCTTATGTTGCTTTATGTTCATCTGCCGAAGAATGAATATAAGGAAGAAATGGAGACGCTGATCCGCTCCCTCTCAGCGGAGGATCTGCCGTTCCTGCTTTATAATGGTTCAGGAACACTCATGCTGGCAGAAATATGTTTAAATGATCCATTGCTGATTGAAGATTGGCATGAACTTATCTTCTTGAAATAAGACGCTCCATTCTGTTTTTTTAATGTTCCCTGCCTGTGAAATAGCGTATTAGTACGCATGCCTTTCCCGTATAACCCTCCTAACTTTATATCCGGTCTTTCTCCATTAGCCCCAGAATAGTATTCGAAACACCCCAAATAGTACACCCCAAAATTGAACATCATGGAAAAACTGAAGATCCCCAATGTGTCGGCGGCTCAGTTATCAGAGCTTCTGTACAATCGCCAGACCTTCCTGCTCAACAAATTCTTCCTGCAGGACCTCAAGGCAGCCAGCATCACACAATGGGAAGAGATCACCTGTGTAGGTTTCAACCCCGAAAAAGCAAAACTGGAAGCCATCGTAAGCATTAAACTGGCCTCCGGTTACAGCGGCGGCCTCTGCTCCAACGGCTCCAAAGAGTACGTCCGTTTCTTCGTAGACTTTAAAGATGGCAACGGCTTCCAGGACATGGGCTATTCCAGCTTCAAAGTAGCAGACATCTCCGAAGCCCCAGCGGGCCCCCAGCACCCCCTCAAGTACATGACGCATCTTTTCATCGACGATGAAAAGTACCGTAAGTTCCTGACCTGTGGTACGGCTGTGATCCCAACTGTCCGCGCCGTATTATCCTGGAATGTGGTACCCTCCACAGACCCCAATGCCACCCCGCATTATGGAAACGTAAAGGATGTGGACATTCAGCTGAAACGTAAAAGGCGTTTTATCTGGGGAGATATCTTCCAGGCCCTGGACGTAAAGATCAAACCGGACTTCCTGGCCCACATCAGCATCAACGAGGAAATTCACATCCCTCAACCACCGAACCCGCCGCTGGAAACTTTCTACGCTGCTTACAAACGTGCAAAGGTTCCCGATCACAGAACCTTCTATTCCTCCGTGGCACCCCTGCTCACCAATGCGAAGAAGTTCAAAGCCCTCAGCAGCTACAACCTCTTCGAGGTTCAAAAGTTAAAGATAGACGTAAAGGCCATCTCGGACTTCATCCTTAAACCCGTTAGCCAGGCAGATGTAACCTTCGAGGAACTGATGTGCGTAGGCTTAAACACACCCCTGGATACCCTCGGTGCCGTCATCAAACTAAAGAAAAGCAGCGGCTTCAGTGGCGACCTTTGCCACAATGGCTCACAGGAGCACGTGGCCTTCTGGGCAGACTGGAATAACAATGGCATCTTTGATCAATACCTCGGCACCGCCAGTATTACTGTGCATGATATTGACAATATCCCCGCAGATGGTTTATACTACAACGTAGACCTGCCCATCAATCTCACCAACCGCATCCGCACCTGCGCGCAGCCCAATATCATCAGGGTAAGGGCCGTACTATCCTGGTCGTCATTACCATCTACCACAGATCCTAATGATCTCAACACCTGGGGTAACCGGGTAGATGCTGTTGTACAGATCCGCCCAAGCCAGGCCGCGAAAGTAGAAGCGGAACTGACGCATGTGGGAGGAGTGGACCGTGATCTGATACACCCGGTAACTTTCCTGGTGAACTCAGATACTACTAATCCTACTTCCAGCAACAACCGTCCATATGGCGGATGGGTAAGTTTCCATGGTATCATTAACCGCGCGGGTTTCAATGGTATTATCAAATACAAGATCGAATATAAGAAACATGGTGCGGCAGATAGCACCTATGCATCTGTATCTACAGCCGAAACATTCTCTATGATTGATTTTGCGCCGGATCCGAATGTAGAGTTCAGTGATACGCAAACGCCTGCTGATGGCTGGTTCATCTACAAAGAAAACCCCGCTATCGGTTTGTACAATCAAACACATTATCTAGCAGGCTGGAGTACGAATGGTTTAACAGATGGTAATTATACGATCCGTTTTACCCATACAGATGCATTGGGTATTGAACAGGTAGCTGATCTGTTCTCTGTAGTGATCAACAATGTGCACATGACCATTAGCACAACGGCGAATGTATCCGTTGATCTCACTAAAACACTGGATCTCGTGATTGATGGTGGTGATTGCCATTGCTATGATAAAACGGCTACCAATCACACCGTGAGCGGTCACCTCAGAGCAGTGCATCCATACTTCGCATTGTGGAGCCTGGACCTGCAACCATCTTCACATACGCATGGAACAGTACCAACACCATCCAGCCGTTATTACGATGCATTGCCGAATGCCGGTGATGTAGGTAACCTTGCGGATAATACGGATGATGGAGATGAAAATGCACCATGGAGCGTAGATGTATCTGCCATGGATAATTGCGGATATACAGTAAGCCTGGCTGCACGTAGCCGTGTGATCAGGGATAGTTCAACTGTATTCCCATGGTATGGTATCAAAGCTGTAGGATTCTCTGTTACGGACAAATGTCCGAATACTTAACCCCAAAGATAGCGCCCCGTGTAACAGCGGGGCGCTTATTAAATTTATTCGCTTGCTAAACTATCTGCCGGGTTCGCCAATGCTGCCTTCACCGATTGCAAACTCACCGTTATCAAAGCAATCAATAAAATAGCCCCGCCCGCTAATGCAAACAGCCACCAGGGCATAGCTGCCCGCGCCGCAAAATCCTGTAACCACTGCTGTTCCGCCCATATCGCAACAGGGATGCCGATCACCATCGCTATCAATACCAGTTTAACATAGTCCTTTGCAAAAAGCTGAACAATGCCTATAGCACTGGCTCCCAGCACTTTTCTGATACCAATCTCTTTTGTACGCCGTGCAATATTATGCGCCGTAAGCCCCAGCAAACCAAGGCAGGTAATAAAAACAGTAAGGAAAGAAAACACCGAAATGATCTGCCCGAATTGCACATCAGATTTATATTGCCGGTTATACAACTGGTCCAGGAAAAAATAGTCGAAGGCCCTGCCCGGATAATGAGTGAGCCAGGTTTTCTCTGCCGCGGCAATGACTTTATCCACCTCCCGGGTATTGATCTTTACCGCGATGTATTTAGCATGATGAGGAATATAATAATTGATCATAGGCAACTGTGCCTCTTTGACTGATAGCTGGTTGAAATTCTTTACAACACCGATAACCGTTGTTTTTCCATGATAAGTGATCACCTGCCCAATGGCTTTTTCAGGTGAAGAAAAACCCAGTAAACGGCAGCTTTCTTCATTGAGCAATACTTCATTAGCATTTGCAGCACTATTGCTGAAATTCCTACCTGCCAGTAATGTCATCTTCAGTAAGGGAATAAAACTGGAATCTATAGCATAGGCAGAAAAGTTGTAACCGTTCTTTTCACTCCCCAGCAAAGCCACGTTATTGGTGGTGTTCATATAACTGGGATCTACTCCCGGTAAAGCACCTGCTAAGGATACTTCTTTAACCGCAGGGAGTTTCAGCAGATCGTTACGCATGGCCTGATGAAGACTTACACGTGCGGAATCGCTTTTCCCGTCGTCGAGATCATTGATAACGAGGATCTGTTCAATATCCATCCCTTTATCCTGCTGCCGCATGAATTGCAGCTGCCGGTATATAACAAGTGTGAAGGCGATCACTACCGTGGCTACGGCAAACTGCCCTACCACCAATGTTCTTCTTAATGTACTTCCGCGGGCGCCACCTTTGTTGCTGGACCTGCTCATGATCACAACTGGTTTCACCGCAGAAAGCATTATGGCAGGTTGTAGCCCGGACAGCAAACAGTTCAGCCCAAATAGAAGTACGCAGGTAGTCCAGAAGGAAGGTGAATGAAAGATTTCTGCATCCAGTGGTTTGCCCACTATTTGCAGGTAGAAGGGAATGAATACATATACCAATACCAACGCCAGGATAAAGGCCGCCAGGTTAATAAGCAGCGATTCCAGGAAGAACTGGTACACCAGGCCAAGGCGGGTAGAACCTAATACTTTCCTGATCCCTGCTTCCTTTAATCTTTCTGAAGAACGGGCAGTAGTAAGGTTTACATAATTAACGGAACCGATTACCAGGATCAGGATTGCTATCAGCAGCAGGAATTTCACG includes the following:
- a CDS encoding TlpA family protein disulfide reductase, whose protein sequence is MRGTGRTITVLKELQVWCKGAQPDSVLWAVRYASRGDTSCEDLAATLKVLTKREGRNLKLAILRHYNPFLSKDVVLSYVSDSLKKWNRSNYPDDAVPPVVLELPFCINSRITLRPSEIYFFPFNTGIGYPDTCLNEMPLAASIGRSGVVELGSTELYFNKPTYNSPDEKISIMVKQNGKVQEDKIVDQLVYKNKYKLTDTLVIGKELFRIDSIGGDWENVYLRRLKSGTLQAKMPEAYMRQLAPYFKNAEEYLMLDFWGTWCKPCIAAMPELRELHSKVRSRVPFVSVCFDNPENYTRAKEIFAENKLEWPQIFSSMKDREHTIVGALSVTVFPTYMLVKKNGDIFFSSGPTGFRELNEIVLKH
- a CDS encoding galactosyltransferase-related protein, whose amino-acid sequence is MVFLSAQPDDYYFTWQIELQIFNFNKLGILPENIHILIGYDPKKQLSHYFHDIIDKWKHKASFFVYPDERQQKKYPSSIRPNIIRQHFEQFPALQHEVIFYHDSDIVFRELPDFEEMAANDTWYVSDTRRYLDSAYIKRTTREGFLEEMCATVGIPPDLVIENDPNCGGAQYLLKNIPISFWSKIEADSEVLYEQMLVHNREQSRIPVSTTEPDQPKSRGIQAWCADMWALFWNALLMERKVEIHPQLNFCWASTPIEDWHQNRILHYTGHITKTEVSKFRKGNYLHFPPYYDSELVHITEDTCSFALTTLIKEFVNEEAKQRIDLTDVTFLIAVRIDSDSRLENLSILLQYLKKYFNTNICILESDTERKVPEKLTEECRYAFAEDTQLLLYRTRLNNSLISEASTDIIVIYDTDIVLPIGQILQSVEKLREGKADMVFPFDGRCTSVDMIFKTMFSRMLDPELFTFNEGKFVTGTSHCYGGAVFINREKYRKAGMDNEYITSWGPEDVERAKRMKNLEYKVERVPGPLFHLPHMRTENSAYADIDTRVGFMEEYLKVCNMDRAELEDYITSWPWARAV
- a CDS encoding glycoside hydrolase family protein, with product MNNQSTLTAVKSPTLLKRLHAASGDTQYGLLSGQIGSAILYYLLSKHTSDETLKEEGLALLDEISENITSIQKLGFGDGLAGIGWGVEWLVQNELLADTNTDDVLEDVDNTLYKAVIYTREKDTSLMTGMLGSIAYFLRRELSRNPGTHRFRRICHQECIVILTDCLYETLSGENGLLKDTPEPATENNFIINLGQVLTLMSSIIDINRPTVKAILRGSVKYAGEVLTGVLSLEASARPLNEHLNFLYLAICMLIAGKKRQDSLLQSQAIEYIGQLYTALPGDALSGQQLQLKKLSVLMLLYVHLPKNEYKEEMETLIRSLSAEDLPFLLYNGSGTLMLAEICLNDPLLIEDWHELIFLK
- a CDS encoding ABC transporter permease; this translates as MLRNHLKIAYRNIWKDRVYSAINITGLALATAIFLLIIHYVRFEHSYEDIHTKADNIYRVTLDIYNGAEYVTTDCETYPVLGPTMLKDMPEVKNYARIEHVGNTEVKSGEKGFIVDKVYAADSQYFSLFNIDLIEGNKSRALTRPDEVMLSENTAKKIFGKTSPVGKVLQVAKFTLTVTGVFKDIPENTHLKFDLLIPFSLVTKTDSTLNNWSSNNNFTYVELVPGASPAALNQKLLALSKQRLKDEILTAGPIKDIHLYSKRTYEPEPPGNAGTVKFLLLIAILILVIGSVNYVNLTTARSSERLKEAGIRKVLGSTRLGLVYQFFLESLLINLAAFILALVLVYVFIPFYLQIVGKPLDAEIFHSPSFWTTCVLLFGLNCLLSGLQPAIMLSAVKPVVIMSRSSNKGGARGSTLRRTLVVGQFAVATVVIAFTLVIYRQLQFMRQQDKGMDIEQILVINDLDDGKSDSARVSLHQAMRNDLLKLPAVKEVSLAGALPGVDPSYMNTTNNVALLGSEKNGYNFSAYAIDSSFIPLLKMTLLAGRNFSNSAANANEVLLNEESCRLLGFSSPEKAIGQVITYHGKTTVIGVVKNFNQLSVKEAQLPMINYYIPHHAKYIAVKINTREVDKVIAAAEKTWLTHYPGRAFDYFFLDQLYNRQYKSDVQFGQIISVFSFLTVFITCLGLLGLTAHNIARRTKEIGIRKVLGASAIGIVQLFAKDYVKLVLIAMVIGIPVAIWAEQQWLQDFAARAAMPWWLFALAGGAILLIALITVSLQSVKAALANPADSLASE